The Candidatus Limnocylindrales bacterium genome includes a window with the following:
- the ribH gene encoding 6,7-dimethyl-8-ribityllumazine synthase, whose protein sequence is MTESIRIAIVVSRFNRSVTDNLLEGARAAAAKLGVSCDEADVFAVPGAFELPLVAREAAMRERYAGVVCLGAVIRGETPHFDYVCSEAAAGIARVSMETGKPVAFGVLTTDDVGQALERAGGAVGNKGYEAVVTVVETLEAIERVRAAGSGA, encoded by the coding sequence ATGACGGAGAGCATTCGCATCGCGATCGTGGTCAGCCGTTTCAACCGGTCGGTCACCGACAATCTGCTCGAAGGCGCGCGCGCCGCGGCGGCAAAGCTCGGCGTGTCGTGCGACGAAGCCGACGTATTTGCGGTGCCCGGAGCATTCGAGCTGCCGCTGGTGGCCCGTGAGGCTGCCATGCGCGAGCGTTACGCCGGCGTCGTCTGCCTCGGCGCGGTCATTCGCGGCGAGACGCCGCACTTCGACTACGTCTGCAGCGAAGCGGCGGCGGGAATCGCGCGCGTCTCGATGGAGACGGGCAAGCCCGTGGCGTTCGGCGTGCTGACGACCGACGACGTCGGTCAGGCGCTCGAGCGTGCCGGCGGTGCAGTCGGCAACAAGGGTTACGAAGCCGTGGTCACGGTGGTCGAGACTCTCGAAGCGATCGAGCGGGTGCGAGCGGCCGGGAGCGGTGCGTGA
- the glyA gene encoding serine hydroxymethyltransferase: MNVLERSDPEIFAAICAEGRRQELNLELIASENAVSEAVLEAVGSVLTNKYAEGYPGRRYYGGCEFVDVAEELAISRAKELFGAEHVNVQPHSGSQANMAVYFANLAPGDTILAMNLSHGGHLTHGSPVNFSGRFFQVVPYGVGEGDHRIDYDEVRALARQHRPKMIVSGHSAYPRILDFAAFRSIADEVGALLMADIAHVAGLVVAGLHPSPVPHCDFVTTTTHKTLRGPRGGMILCKAEHAKKIDSSIFPGNQGGPLMHVIAGKAVAFREALRPEFRTYQENIIENAAALAQALMEAGFRLVSGGTDNHLMLIDFRDTEITGKKAQESLDLARITTNRNTVPFDPRSPFVTSGVRIGTPAVTTRGMGQTEMREIAAFIARGLASPDDAASLAAVARDVEALCRRFPIYPGRHYAS, translated from the coding sequence GTGAATGTTCTGGAGCGAAGCGACCCGGAGATTTTTGCTGCCATCTGCGCGGAAGGGCGCAGGCAGGAGCTCAACCTCGAGCTGATCGCATCGGAAAACGCGGTCAGCGAAGCCGTCCTCGAAGCGGTCGGCTCGGTGCTGACGAACAAATACGCCGAGGGTTATCCGGGGCGCCGCTACTATGGCGGCTGCGAATTCGTCGACGTTGCCGAGGAACTCGCGATCTCGCGCGCCAAAGAACTGTTCGGAGCCGAGCACGTCAACGTGCAGCCCCATTCCGGATCGCAGGCGAACATGGCCGTGTACTTCGCGAACCTCGCGCCGGGCGACACCATCCTTGCGATGAATCTTTCGCACGGCGGGCACCTCACGCACGGCAGCCCGGTCAATTTCTCCGGCCGTTTCTTCCAGGTCGTCCCTTATGGTGTGGGCGAGGGCGACCATCGCATCGATTACGACGAAGTGCGCGCGCTGGCGCGCCAGCACCGCCCGAAGATGATCGTCTCGGGGCACAGCGCGTATCCGCGGATTCTCGATTTCGCCGCGTTCCGCAGCATTGCGGACGAAGTCGGCGCGCTGCTGATGGCCGACATCGCGCATGTGGCGGGGCTGGTCGTTGCCGGCCTGCATCCGTCGCCGGTCCCGCACTGCGATTTCGTCACGACGACGACGCACAAGACGCTGCGCGGGCCGCGTGGAGGGATGATCCTCTGCAAGGCCGAGCACGCGAAGAAGATCGACTCGTCGATCTTCCCGGGAAACCAGGGCGGACCACTGATGCACGTGATCGCGGGAAAAGCGGTCGCGTTCCGCGAGGCGCTGCGTCCGGAATTTCGTACATACCAGGAAAACATCATCGAGAACGCCGCCGCGCTCGCGCAGGCGCTGATGGAAGCGGGCTTTCGCCTCGTTTCGGGCGGCACCGACAACCACCTGATGCTCATCGATTTCCGCGACACGGAGATCACCGGAAAGAAAGCGCAGGAAAGTCTCGACCTCGCGCGCATCACGACCAATCGCAACACCGTTCCGTTCGATCCGCGCTCGCCGTTCGTGACGTCCGGGGTGCGCATCGGGACGCCGGCGGTGACGACGCGAGGAATGGGGCAGACCGAGATGCGCGAGATCGCCGCTTTCATCGCGCGCGGCCTGGCATCGCCCGACGATGCGGCTTCGCTGGCCGCTGTCGCACGCGACGTCGAAGCGCTCTGCCGCCGGTTCCCGATCTATCCGGGCCGCCACTACGCGAGCTGA
- the nrdR gene encoding transcriptional regulator NrdR, which yields MRCPFCQHADDKVVDSREGDGGEVIRRRRECLSCKRRFTTYERIDVVMPLVVKKDGRREPWDRIKLEAGFHKACEKRPVPADAIDEGVSRIERAIQDKGLREIRSEDVGEQVMETLKTLDEVAYVRFASVYRSFRDIAEFQRTVENLVSERNRGGKE from the coding sequence ATGCGTTGTCCTTTCTGCCAGCATGCGGACGACAAGGTCGTCGATTCGCGCGAAGGCGACGGCGGTGAGGTCATACGCCGGCGTCGCGAATGTCTGTCCTGCAAGCGGCGTTTCACGACCTATGAACGCATCGACGTGGTGATGCCGCTGGTCGTCAAGAAAGACGGACGCCGCGAGCCGTGGGACCGCATCAAGCTCGAAGCCGGATTCCACAAGGCGTGTGAAAAGCGGCCGGTTCCGGCCGATGCGATCGATGAAGGCGTCTCGCGCATCGAGCGGGCCATCCAGGACAAGGGCCTGCGCGAGATCCGCAGCGAGGATGTCGGCGAGCAGGTGATGGAGACGCTCAAGACGCTCGACGAGGTTGCGTATGTGCGCTTCGCATCGGTCTATCGCTCGTTCCGCGACATTGCCGAGTTCCAGCGCACGGTCGAGAACCTCGTGAGCGAACGAAACCGCGGCGGCAAGGAATGA
- the acpP gene encoding acyl carrier protein: MSATERVVEIICDQLTLDPSQVTPDSSFLEDLGADSLDIVQLIMALEEEYGLEISDEDAEKIRTVQDIVDFIDNRK, from the coding sequence ATGTCTGCAACCGAACGAGTCGTCGAGATCATCTGCGACCAGCTCACGCTCGATCCTTCCCAGGTCACGCCCGATTCGTCGTTCCTCGAGGATCTCGGGGCCGACTCGCTGGACATCGTCCAGCTGATCATGGCGCTCGAAGAAGAATACGGCCTGGAGATCTCCGACGAGGACGCCGAGAAGATCCGCACCGTCCAGGACATCGTCGATTTCATCGACAACCGAAAGTAG
- the nusB gene encoding transcription antitermination factor NusB produces MSKPSRRKAREAALQLLYQVDLTGNRDDDAFATYWQSWPEIELDPRTREFAETLVRFVLSDETRIDAAIDAAASNWDLDRFSRVDLNLLRLAVGELLGSPEVPAPVVINEAVEIAHRFSDEKAASFINGVLDRVARDTGRISKARGARS; encoded by the coding sequence GTGAGCAAGCCGTCGCGCCGCAAGGCCCGTGAGGCAGCGCTGCAGCTTCTCTACCAGGTCGACCTTACCGGCAACCGGGACGACGATGCGTTCGCGACCTACTGGCAATCGTGGCCGGAGATCGAGCTGGATCCGCGCACGCGCGAATTCGCAGAAACGCTCGTGCGCTTCGTGCTGTCGGATGAGACCCGCATCGACGCGGCAATCGATGCGGCCGCGAGCAACTGGGATCTCGACCGCTTCTCACGCGTCGATCTGAACCTGCTGCGCCTGGCCGTCGGCGAGCTGCTCGGTTCGCCGGAGGTGCCGGCGCCGGTCGTCATCAACGAAGCGGTGGAAATCGCACACCGCTTCTCGGACGAGAAGGCGGCATCGTTCATCAACGGTGTGCTCGACCGGGTCGCGCGCGATACCGGACGGATATCGAAAGCGCGCGGGGCGCGCAGCTAG
- the ribD gene encoding bifunctional diaminohydroxyphosphoribosylaminopyrimidine deaminase/5-amino-6-(5-phosphoribosylamino)uracil reductase RibD, which translates to MNPRRSAGSSGKKHVASRTDKKLAAGNGSSVAAGIDEKWMREAIAEAERGLGRTTPNPAVGCILVRNGREVARGHYRGAGGPHAEAVALAAAGSKARGATAYVTLEPHAHQGRTPPCTDALIRAGVRRAVIGCEDPHEIVRGRGLRQLRGAGVVVECGLLGDECGDVIRGYRRFITGKGPYVHLKLAASLDGRIAAAGGDSRWISTDASRALVQKMRARSEAILVGIGTVLADDPRLTCRIPGAPSPLRVILDPELQTPPDANVIRGRGRALIIGSASAPLRRRERIERAGATVECFDTRGVRGWKRLLGRLAGHGVMELLVEGGGSVAASAVKAGVVNRVSIFYNARFLGADGVAMIGALGVRRAADGPKLRTLGVQRIGEDILWEGEFE; encoded by the coding sequence ATGAATCCGCGCCGATCGGCCGGAAGCTCCGGCAAGAAGCACGTCGCGTCCCGCACAGACAAAAAGCTTGCCGCCGGCAACGGAAGCAGCGTCGCTGCAGGAATCGACGAGAAATGGATGCGCGAAGCCATCGCCGAAGCCGAGCGCGGCCTCGGACGGACGACTCCGAATCCCGCCGTCGGTTGCATCCTCGTCCGCAACGGCCGTGAGGTCGCCCGTGGTCACTACCGGGGCGCCGGCGGTCCGCATGCCGAAGCCGTGGCGCTGGCGGCGGCCGGATCGAAGGCGCGAGGCGCCACCGCGTACGTGACGCTCGAGCCGCACGCTCACCAGGGCCGCACGCCGCCGTGCACCGATGCGCTGATTCGCGCGGGCGTTCGTCGAGCGGTCATCGGATGCGAGGATCCCCACGAGATCGTCCGCGGTCGCGGGCTGCGCCAGCTTCGCGGCGCGGGCGTCGTCGTCGAGTGCGGCCTGCTCGGGGACGAATGCGGCGACGTGATTCGCGGATACCGCCGCTTCATCACGGGAAAAGGCCCGTATGTGCATCTCAAGCTGGCCGCGAGCCTCGACGGGCGCATTGCGGCCGCGGGCGGTGATTCACGCTGGATCTCGACCGATGCGTCGCGCGCGCTCGTGCAGAAAATGCGCGCGCGGTCCGAGGCGATCCTCGTCGGGATCGGTACCGTGCTTGCCGATGACCCGCGCCTGACGTGCCGGATTCCGGGGGCTCCGTCTCCGCTGCGTGTCATCCTCGATCCGGAGTTGCAGACGCCTCCGGACGCCAACGTGATTCGCGGACGCGGGCGGGCGCTCATCATCGGAAGCGCGTCGGCGCCCCTTCGACGTCGAGAGCGCATCGAGCGGGCGGGCGCGACGGTCGAGTGTTTTGATACGCGCGGCGTTCGTGGCTGGAAGAGGCTTCTCGGCCGACTGGCCGGGCACGGTGTCATGGAACTGCTGGTCGAAGGCGGAGGATCGGTGGCTGCGTCGGCGGTCAAAGCCGGCGTGGTCAATCGCGTCTCGATCTTTTACAATGCGCGGTTTCTCGGCGCCGACGGAGTTGCAATGATCGGCGCGCTCGGAGTGCGCCGCGCCGCCGACGGGCCGAAGCTCAGGACGCTCGGCGTGCAGCGGATCGGCGAAGACATTTTGTGGGAGGGGGAATTCGAGTGA
- the lpxD gene encoding UDP-3-O-(3-hydroxymyristoyl)glucosamine N-acyltransferase, translating into MRLDEIAHRLDLELDGRPGDEAIDIRSLAPIEDAAEGDLTFVAAPRYRPLLRTTKASAVILAIGEDACGRAALRARDPYSAFAHALALFDRRRRPLPGIHPTSVIAPSARLGERVSIGAFVVIGDDSVVGDDSVLHPHVVVYASVRIGRRFTAHAGSVVREGVTIGDDVVLQPGAIVGGDGFGFLPSGSDVPKSIPQIGGVRLEDHVELGANTTVDRATVGDTVLGRGVKLDNLVMVGHGSRIGAGTMLAGQCGMAGSTRIGERVMAGGQAGFAGHLRVGDDVRIAARAGIISDVRAGTTVAGMPAVEIALWRRTASALLRLPELLRRVRRLENSLAKTGREDAEPGDG; encoded by the coding sequence ATGCGGCTCGACGAGATCGCGCATCGACTCGATCTCGAGCTCGATGGCCGCCCTGGCGACGAGGCGATCGACATCCGTTCGCTCGCTCCGATCGAGGACGCTGCCGAAGGGGACCTGACGTTCGTTGCCGCTCCCCGGTATCGGCCTCTGCTGCGTACGACCAAGGCATCGGCCGTCATCCTGGCTATCGGAGAAGATGCCTGCGGACGGGCGGCCCTGCGTGCCCGCGACCCGTATTCCGCATTCGCGCATGCGCTCGCGCTGTTCGATCGCCGCCGGCGACCGTTGCCGGGAATCCATCCGACATCGGTGATCGCACCCAGCGCCAGGCTCGGCGAGCGGGTTTCGATCGGAGCCTTCGTGGTCATCGGCGACGACAGCGTGGTCGGCGACGACAGCGTGCTGCATCCTCACGTAGTGGTTTATGCTTCGGTCCGAATCGGCCGTCGTTTCACGGCTCATGCGGGGAGCGTGGTCCGTGAAGGCGTGACCATCGGCGACGATGTCGTGTTGCAGCCCGGGGCGATCGTCGGAGGCGACGGGTTCGGATTTCTCCCGTCCGGAAGCGATGTTCCGAAGTCCATCCCGCAGATCGGCGGCGTTCGTCTAGAAGACCACGTGGAGCTCGGCGCGAATACGACGGTCGACCGGGCGACCGTCGGCGACACTGTCCTCGGACGCGGCGTCAAGCTCGACAACCTCGTGATGGTCGGCCACGGCAGCCGCATCGGGGCAGGGACCATGCTCGCCGGGCAATGCGGCATGGCCGGCAGCACGCGCATCGGGGAACGCGTGATGGCCGGCGGCCAGGCGGGCTTTGCCGGGCATCTTCGCGTGGGCGACGACGTGCGCATCGCGGCGCGCGCCGGGATCATTTCGGACGTGCGGGCGGGTACCACCGTGGCGGGCATGCCGGCGGTCGAAATCGCCCTGTGGCGGCGTACGGCAAGCGCGCTGCTGCGCCTGCCGGAGCTTCTGCGTCGCGTGCGCCGCCTCGAGAATTCTCTTGCGAAAACGGGCCGCGAGGACGCCGAGCCCGGCGACGGCTGA
- the rpmF gene encoding 50S ribosomal protein L32 translates to MPVPKRRTSKSKKNMRRAHDFLTPIQLVACANCGERTIPHRACRACGNYDGRRVIETAEA, encoded by the coding sequence ATGCCGGTTCCGAAGAGAAGAACATCCAAGTCGAAGAAGAACATGCGCCGCGCCCATGACTTCCTGACCCCGATCCAGCTGGTCGCGTGCGCGAACTGCGGAGAGCGCACGATTCCGCATCGTGCATGCCGCGCGTGCGGCAACTACGACGGCCGTCGCGTCATCGAAACCGCGGAAGCCTAG
- the ribA gene encoding GTP cyclohydrolase II → MTRAAYGKLAELTVAMREIRRGSGVVLFDENHPENGGYLVASARRITAEMVNLMASRAGGLVCLAVHEDRLRKLGIPLLVADSPFRQGHAFGASIEAATGVTTGISAADRAATILVASGPDAVPADLVMPGHIFPIQVRSGGVLVRADAAAAASDLCALAGESESAALCAVLDETGELASLESLSAFAEEIHAPLLPIGAIVAHRLATEVVVDRIAERDMESGYGGRFRAIVYRNDFDRDEHMALVAGDLAGSDPVTVRVHSQCLTGDVFGSTRCDCGDQLRLAMDTISREGRGVIVYMHQEGRGIGLANKVRAYELQDQGRDTVEANLDLGFGEDLRDYGITAQILKDLGVKRVRLLTNNPRKVASLERYGVSVVERRAIEIPAHEDNIAYLRTKQHKLGHLLEFPTPGDKDRGE, encoded by the coding sequence GTGACGCGCGCCGCATACGGAAAACTTGCCGAGCTCACGGTCGCGATGCGTGAGATTCGTCGCGGCTCCGGCGTCGTTCTCTTCGACGAGAATCATCCGGAAAACGGCGGCTACCTGGTCGCGAGCGCGCGCCGCATCACGGCCGAAATGGTCAACCTGATGGCCAGCCGTGCGGGAGGCCTCGTATGCCTGGCCGTCCACGAGGACCGGCTTCGCAAGCTCGGCATACCGCTGCTCGTCGCCGACAGCCCGTTTCGCCAGGGCCATGCCTTCGGTGCATCCATCGAAGCCGCGACCGGCGTGACGACCGGCATTTCGGCGGCCGATCGCGCGGCGACCATCCTCGTCGCGAGCGGCCCCGATGCCGTACCCGCCGATCTGGTGATGCCGGGACATATCTTTCCGATCCAGGTGCGTAGCGGGGGCGTGCTGGTGCGCGCCGACGCGGCTGCTGCGGCGTCCGATCTCTGCGCACTCGCCGGCGAGTCCGAGTCGGCCGCCCTCTGCGCCGTGCTCGACGAAACCGGCGAGCTCGCCAGCCTGGAGAGCCTTTCGGCATTTGCCGAAGAGATCCACGCACCGCTCCTGCCGATCGGAGCGATCGTTGCACACCGGCTCGCGACCGAAGTCGTCGTCGACCGCATCGCCGAGCGCGACATGGAAAGCGGCTACGGCGGTCGCTTTCGCGCGATCGTCTATCGAAACGATTTCGATCGCGACGAGCACATGGCGCTCGTCGCCGGCGATCTCGCCGGCAGCGATCCGGTGACGGTGCGCGTGCACTCGCAGTGCCTGACCGGAGACGTCTTCGGATCGACCCGCTGCGACTGCGGCGACCAGCTGCGTCTCGCGATGGATACGATCTCGCGCGAAGGGCGCGGCGTGATCGTCTACATGCACCAGGAGGGCCGCGGCATCGGTCTCGCGAACAAGGTTCGTGCCTACGAGCTCCAGGATCAGGGACGCGACACGGTCGAAGCCAACCTCGATCTCGGATTCGGCGAGGACCTGCGCGACTACGGGATCACCGCCCAGATCCTCAAGGATCTCGGCGTAAAGCGCGTACGCCTGCTGACCAACAATCCGCGCAAGGTCGCGAGCCTCGAACGCTACGGAGTCTCCGTCGTCGAGCGGCGCGCGATCGAAATCCCTGCCCATGAGGACAACATCGCGTATCTTCGCACCAAGCAGCACAAGCTCGGCCACCTGCTCGAGTTCCCGACTCCGGGCGACAAGGACCGCGGCGAATGA
- the rpiB gene encoding ribose 5-phosphate isomerase B has product MTAAAATPDSKTATAVTRDGKAAAQKFVVASDHAAIAAKAVVLDELRSCGIEAVDLGPNDSASVDYPDYAERVARGVSAGEADRGVLLCGTGIGMSIAANKVDGVRAALVHDVTTAAMSRQHNDANVLVLGGGLLGDRLIRDIVRTWVNSRFEGGRHERRLDKIRSLEGTRETTPRG; this is encoded by the coding sequence ATGACCGCCGCGGCGGCCACCCCAGACAGCAAGACCGCTACCGCGGTCACTCGGGATGGCAAGGCCGCCGCGCAGAAGTTCGTGGTCGCAAGCGACCACGCGGCAATCGCGGCCAAGGCCGTGGTGCTCGACGAGCTGCGGTCCTGCGGGATCGAGGCAGTCGACCTCGGCCCGAACGATTCCGCATCCGTCGATTACCCCGATTACGCCGAGCGCGTTGCTCGCGGCGTGTCCGCTGGAGAGGCCGACCGCGGCGTGCTTCTGTGCGGCACCGGCATCGGCATGTCGATTGCCGCCAACAAGGTCGACGGCGTGCGGGCTGCTCTCGTACACGACGTGACGACTGCCGCGATGTCGCGCCAGCACAACGACGCGAACGTGCTGGTTCTCGGCGGCGGGCTGCTCGGCGACCGGCTGATTCGCGACATTGTGAGGACTTGGGTAAACAGCCGGTTCGAAGGCGGGCGCCACGAGCGGCGACTCGACAAGATCCGCAGCCTCGAAGGGACTCGCGAGACCACTCCGCGAGGATGA
- a CDS encoding DUF177 domain-containing protein, with translation MIIRVPDLKEEVRQLEFFEPADELNTQVNASPGADDQHFCRDLAVVAEIYRTGHDVHFQGSIDGEVRETCARCLEEFERPLHREFRFVILPRVARDDDAEDDEGVDHYSGDDLDLSPLVREQALLSFESLPLCSEECMGLCAGCGANLNREKCTCPETGRVRPLRAIELPKV, from the coding sequence GTGATCATCAGGGTCCCAGACCTCAAGGAAGAGGTCCGGCAGCTCGAGTTTTTCGAACCGGCTGACGAGCTCAACACGCAGGTGAACGCGAGTCCCGGGGCCGACGACCAGCATTTTTGCAGGGATCTGGCTGTCGTCGCGGAGATTTACCGGACCGGGCACGACGTTCATTTCCAGGGCAGCATCGACGGCGAGGTTCGCGAGACCTGCGCGCGCTGCCTCGAAGAGTTCGAGCGGCCCCTGCACCGCGAGTTCCGGTTCGTCATCCTGCCCCGCGTGGCCAGGGATGACGACGCGGAAGACGACGAAGGGGTCGATCACTACAGCGGTGACGATCTCGATCTGAGTCCGCTGGTGCGCGAACAGGCGCTGCTGTCGTTCGAATCGCTGCCGCTGTGCAGCGAGGAATGCATGGGCCTGTGTGCGGGTTGTGGCGCCAATCTCAACCGGGAGAAGTGCACGTGCCCGGAAACCGGCAGGGTTCGTCCCCTGCGAGCGATCGAGTTACCGAAAGTCTGA
- the hisG gene encoding ATP phosphoribosyltransferase, with protein sequence MNVLKLGLPKGSLEQTTIDLMKKSGWRVTTSSRSYFPNIDDPELACSLVRAQEMARYVELGSLDCGVTGKDWIAENSSDVEVICDLVYSKASFRPTRWVLAVPAESPIRRAEDLAGKRISTELVGFTRRYFAERNVPVSVEFSWGATEAKVAAGLCDAIVEVTETGSTLRANGLVIIADLMESNPQLIANRAALADPFKRGKIDQISILLQGALKAEAQVGLKMNVPRERVGEVIALLPSITGPTVANLYEKDWLSIEVVIAEKVVRDLIPRLVSAGAEGIIEYPLNKVL encoded by the coding sequence GTGAACGTTCTCAAACTCGGCCTCCCCAAGGGCAGCCTCGAGCAGACCACGATCGATCTGATGAAGAAGTCCGGCTGGCGCGTGACCACCAGCTCGCGCAGCTACTTCCCGAACATCGACGATCCCGAGCTGGCGTGCTCACTGGTGCGCGCCCAGGAGATGGCCCGCTACGTCGAGCTCGGCTCGCTCGACTGCGGTGTGACCGGCAAGGACTGGATCGCCGAGAATTCTTCGGACGTCGAGGTCATCTGCGACCTCGTCTATTCGAAGGCCTCGTTCCGGCCGACGCGCTGGGTGCTCGCCGTGCCCGCCGAGTCTCCGATCCGGCGCGCCGAAGACCTCGCGGGCAAGCGGATCTCCACCGAGCTCGTCGGTTTTACCAGGCGCTATTTTGCCGAACGCAACGTTCCGGTCAGTGTCGAGTTTTCCTGGGGTGCAACCGAAGCCAAGGTCGCAGCCGGCCTTTGCGACGCAATCGTCGAGGTTACCGAAACCGGCAGCACGCTGCGCGCCAACGGCCTCGTCATCATCGCCGACCTGATGGAGTCGAACCCGCAGCTCATCGCGAACCGGGCCGCGCTCGCCGATCCGTTCAAGCGCGGCAAGATCGACCAGATCTCGATCCTGCTGCAGGGCGCGCTCAAGGCGGAAGCCCAGGTCGGGCTGAAAATGAACGTTCCTCGTGAGCGCGTCGGCGAGGTGATTGCGTTGCTGCCGTCGATTACGGGGCCGACGGTCGCCAATCTCTACGAGAAAGACTGGCTGTCGATCGAAGTCGTAATCGCCGAGAAGGTCGTGCGCGACCTGATCCCCCGGCTCGTCTCTGCAGGAGCCGAGGGAATCATCGAGTATCCGCTCAACAAGGTGCTCTGA